A single region of the Arthrobacter sp. zg-Y20 genome encodes:
- a CDS encoding ABC transporter permease: MSDPHSGPDLSDGSPRSTELVLAETVPATVPGAAASPAPDAHVAPPAARHTERRAQYGRRGSVPDAGFWRSLGAHILIPFFLAAGMGLAYLGAFHEPEPRHLAVAVVGTGAQAEVFAQRLNDSAPDKLDVRTVPDAGEARRLITDRDISVAYETGSDYATLYVSTAGSATTAEVAKKIFLPLAYESEKPLQVVDVVPTNEHDPTSQGLFFLLVAMSVGGYSSAVAISAVAGRISVLWRAAVALASSAVIAAMGVIIAGPVYGVIEHSHWGIWLLTWLYVATITLLGVAMYPMLRKWTTPTLTLLFVMLNFTSSGGIFTFETVPPFFAALGSFWNGAAWLHAAQGLVYFPGQAFGTDLLKLAIWLAAGAGLLALTHLWSVRRTRLADELARAREDEEGLAA; the protein is encoded by the coding sequence ATGTCCGACCCCCATTCCGGCCCCGATCTATCCGACGGCTCCCCCCGCTCCACCGAACTCGTGCTGGCAGAAACGGTGCCGGCAACAGTCCCCGGCGCCGCTGCATCACCCGCACCCGATGCACACGTCGCACCACCCGCGGCCCGCCATACGGAGCGCCGGGCCCAGTATGGACGCCGCGGGTCGGTCCCCGACGCCGGTTTCTGGCGCTCACTGGGAGCCCACATCCTGATCCCGTTCTTCCTTGCGGCGGGAATGGGGTTGGCCTACCTCGGCGCCTTCCACGAACCGGAGCCCCGCCATCTCGCCGTCGCCGTGGTGGGAACCGGCGCGCAGGCAGAGGTCTTCGCCCAGCGGTTGAACGACTCGGCACCCGACAAGCTGGACGTACGCACGGTTCCCGATGCCGGGGAAGCGCGGCGCCTGATTACCGACCGCGATATCTCCGTGGCCTACGAAACCGGATCGGACTACGCCACTCTGTACGTCTCCACGGCCGGTTCCGCCACCACGGCAGAAGTAGCCAAGAAGATCTTCCTTCCCCTTGCCTACGAGTCGGAAAAACCGCTTCAGGTGGTGGATGTCGTACCCACCAACGAACACGATCCCACCTCGCAGGGACTGTTCTTCCTGCTCGTGGCCATGAGCGTGGGCGGCTACTCCAGCGCCGTGGCGATCTCCGCCGTCGCAGGCCGCATCAGCGTCCTGTGGCGGGCTGCGGTTGCCCTGGCGTCCTCCGCAGTGATCGCCGCGATGGGCGTCATCATTGCCGGACCCGTTTACGGCGTCATCGAGCACAGCCACTGGGGGATCTGGCTGTTGACCTGGCTTTACGTGGCCACGATCACCCTTCTCGGCGTCGCAATGTACCCGATGCTGCGGAAGTGGACCACCCCCACGCTGACCCTGTTGTTCGTGATGCTCAACTTCACCAGTTCCGGGGGCATCTTCACCTTTGAGACGGTCCCCCCGTTCTTCGCTGCCCTCGGGTCATTCTGGAACGGGGCGGCCTGGCTGCATGCGGCGCAGGGCCTCGTGTACTTCCCCGGGCAGGCCTTTGGCACCGACCTGCTGAAACTGGCCATCTGGCTCGCCGCCGGCGCCGGCCTGCTGGCGCTGACCCACCTGTGGAGCGTCCGCCGCACGCGGCTTGCCGATGAGCTTGCCCGCGCACGGGAGGACGAAGAGGGCCTGGCCGCGTAG
- a CDS encoding M23 family metallopeptidase — translation MDNAVPKRPGRAPAARAAAAAAVLLTLTFSVAFTGPAANADDLENRLAGVEAEKQKVQQTYEYLGEDIAETVAKLNIYQGQLPAAQQSLADAEGRVDSAAGKVSALNDRVALAQETHKTITAQIEKDREDIAATEKAIGQIASQAYKNGGVPSTLSLMFGAKGADSLSDSLGMAEQALKGQNAAVEKLSQQNANNVNSEARLAAVAEEISKLKAQAEEALKAEQSARDAAAVEKEKVDGLIAQTAAMNQELEAQKPKLQAQMANLEQESAQINADIAERQRVLLEEYRQREQARIDAANRAAAAGGGGGAPQQMPAPSAPSASFGLRYPVMNAPISSGFGWRATPAGTIDFYGKGGYLHAGTDFAGGCGAPIYAAAAGEVWRAVPSTNQSEMIGAGNYVVLNHGVVGGNVLATNYYHMTQYVVAQGQWVNAGQLIGYIGQTGNAQGCHLHFETILNGNPVDPMSLL, via the coding sequence ATGGATAATGCTGTCCCAAAACGTCCCGGGCGTGCTCCCGCAGCACGCGCGGCTGCGGCCGCTGCCGTTCTCCTCACCCTGACCTTTTCGGTGGCCTTCACCGGGCCTGCTGCCAACGCTGATGACTTGGAAAACCGGCTGGCAGGCGTCGAGGCCGAAAAGCAGAAGGTCCAGCAGACCTACGAGTACCTTGGCGAAGACATTGCCGAAACCGTGGCCAAGCTGAACATCTACCAGGGCCAGCTGCCTGCCGCCCAGCAGTCCCTGGCCGACGCCGAGGGACGCGTGGACAGCGCTGCCGGCAAGGTCAGTGCACTGAACGACCGCGTGGCCCTTGCCCAGGAGACACACAAAACCATTACCGCCCAGATCGAGAAGGACCGCGAAGACATCGCGGCCACCGAAAAGGCCATTGGGCAGATCGCTTCCCAGGCCTACAAGAACGGTGGAGTTCCCTCCACCCTTTCCCTGATGTTCGGCGCCAAGGGTGCCGACAGCCTGTCGGACTCCCTGGGCATGGCGGAGCAGGCGCTCAAGGGACAGAACGCCGCAGTGGAGAAGCTCTCCCAGCAGAATGCGAACAACGTCAATTCAGAGGCCCGGCTTGCAGCCGTGGCCGAAGAAATCAGCAAGCTGAAGGCACAGGCAGAGGAAGCGCTGAAGGCCGAGCAGTCGGCCCGGGACGCTGCAGCAGTCGAAAAGGAAAAGGTCGACGGCCTCATCGCACAAACCGCGGCCATGAACCAGGAACTGGAGGCCCAGAAGCCGAAGCTCCAAGCGCAGATGGCCAACCTGGAGCAGGAAAGCGCGCAGATCAACGCCGATATTGCCGAGCGGCAGCGGGTCCTGCTGGAGGAATACCGGCAGCGCGAACAGGCACGGATTGATGCCGCCAACCGCGCGGCCGCTGCCGGGGGAGGCGGCGGCGCCCCGCAGCAGATGCCGGCACCAAGCGCCCCCTCGGCATCCTTCGGGCTGCGGTATCCGGTGATGAATGCACCCATTTCTTCCGGCTTCGGATGGCGGGCGACCCCTGCCGGAACCATCGACTTCTACGGCAAGGGCGGCTACCTGCATGCGGGCACCGACTTTGCCGGCGGGTGCGGAGCCCCTATCTATGCTGCCGCGGCCGGAGAGGTCTGGCGGGCCGTTCCGTCAACTAATCAGTCGGAAATGATCGGCGCGGGTAACTACGTGGTGCTCAATCACGGAGTGGTGGGCGGCAACGTCCTGGCCACGAATTACTACCACATGACCCAGTACGTTGTTGCCCAGGGCCAGTGGGTCAACGCCGGCCAGCTGATCGGTTACATCGGCCAGACCGGAAACGCCCAGGGCTGCCACCTGCACTTCGAGACCATCCTGAACGGTAACCCGGTTGACCCGATGTCACTCCTGTAG
- a CDS encoding GtrA family protein — protein sequence MPQAPRNEQHLSLRILRHRTVKFLAVGGFSFIIDLGLLVLLHEVGNLDLWVATPIAFIVSLVFNFLMQRSFTFRSTHKPLMSLLKYLLLVALNVAATDIIVNWFAGAGLGYSTGKVVSTVATMVWNYFIYKYWIFPAASPDRRPLVADILSVEAAPYEGGYGHHDDAGRRA from the coding sequence ATGCCGCAGGCACCAAGAAATGAGCAGCATCTGTCCCTTAGGATCCTGCGTCATCGAACAGTCAAGTTTCTTGCCGTGGGCGGATTTTCCTTCATTATCGATCTCGGCCTGCTGGTTCTGTTGCACGAGGTGGGCAACCTTGATCTGTGGGTCGCAACGCCCATCGCATTTATCGTCAGCCTGGTTTTCAACTTCCTAATGCAGCGGAGTTTCACCTTCCGCTCCACGCACAAGCCGCTTATGAGCCTTCTGAAGTACTTGCTCTTAGTTGCGCTCAACGTTGCGGCGACGGACATTATTGTGAATTGGTTCGCCGGGGCCGGCCTAGGCTATTCGACCGGAAAGGTGGTTTCGACCGTCGCCACCATGGTCTGGAACTACTTTATTTACAAGTATTGGATTTTCCCCGCCGCCTCCCCTGACCGGAGGCCCCTGGTCGCTGACATCCTTTCCGTTGAAGCCGCCCCCTATGAGGGCGGCTACGGCCACCACGACGACGCTGGACGGCGGGCCTGA
- the smpB gene encoding SsrA-binding protein SmpB: protein MPKESGRKVVATNRKARHDYEILDTYEAGMVLMGTEVKSLREGRASLVDGFATFYNGELWLEAAYIPEYLNGSWTNHSARRRRKLLLHREQLEKIMRKTSESGFTIVPLQLYFLDGRAKVEIAVARGKREYDKRQTLREKQDNREALRAMRDKNRGA from the coding sequence GTGCCTAAGGAAAGTGGCCGGAAGGTAGTGGCCACCAATCGCAAGGCCAGGCATGACTACGAAATCCTCGATACCTACGAGGCCGGAATGGTATTGATGGGCACCGAGGTCAAGTCGCTGCGCGAGGGCAGGGCCTCGCTGGTGGACGGATTTGCCACCTTCTACAACGGCGAACTGTGGCTCGAAGCTGCCTACATTCCGGAGTACCTCAACGGCAGCTGGACGAACCATTCAGCGCGCCGCCGCCGTAAGCTTCTGCTGCACCGGGAGCAGCTGGAAAAGATCATGCGCAAGACCAGCGAGTCGGGTTTCACCATTGTGCCGCTGCAGCTCTATTTCCTGGACGGACGGGCAAAAGTCGAAATAGCCGTCGCCCGCGGTAAGCGCGAGTACGACAAGCGCCAAACCCTGCGGGAAAAGCAGGACAACCGCGAGGCCCTGCGTGCCATGCGGGACAAGAACCGCGGCGCATGA
- the prfB gene encoding peptide chain release factor 2 has protein sequence MAEIDFPAEIRALRSTFASIEEVSDVAKIKEDIEELSEMAGVPDLWDDPAEGQKITSKLSHRQSELERLRTIQSRIDDLEVLVELAQDESDADSKAEAAAELESLRKSLSQLEVVTLLSGEYDAREAVVTIRSGAGGVDAADFAEMLLRMYLRWAERHGYPTQVLDTSYAEEAGLKSATFEVKAPYAFGTLVVEAGTHRLVRISPFDNQGRRQTSFAAVEVIPLIEATDHIDIPDNEIRVDVFRSSGPGGQSVNTTDSAVRLTHLPTGTVVSMQNEKSQLQNRAAAMRVLQSRLLLLKKEQEDAEKKAFAGDVKASWGDQMRSYVLNPYQMVKDLRTEHEVGNTSAVFDGEIDDFIDAGIRWRATGSIPATK, from the coding sequence ATGGCAGAAATAGATTTTCCCGCAGAAATCCGCGCCCTCCGCTCCACCTTCGCCTCCATTGAAGAGGTCTCGGACGTGGCAAAGATCAAAGAGGACATCGAAGAGCTCAGCGAGATGGCCGGCGTTCCGGACCTCTGGGATGACCCTGCCGAAGGGCAGAAAATCACCTCCAAGCTCTCGCACCGCCAGTCCGAACTGGAACGGCTCCGGACTATCCAGTCCCGCATCGATGACCTTGAGGTCCTCGTGGAACTGGCACAGGATGAGTCCGACGCAGACTCCAAGGCCGAGGCCGCGGCGGAGCTCGAATCCCTGCGCAAATCCCTGTCCCAGCTGGAAGTTGTCACCCTGCTCTCCGGCGAATACGACGCCCGCGAGGCCGTGGTGACCATCCGCTCAGGAGCCGGGGGAGTGGACGCCGCCGACTTCGCCGAAATGCTGTTGCGCATGTACCTGCGCTGGGCCGAACGCCACGGTTACCCCACACAGGTGCTGGACACTTCCTATGCCGAAGAAGCAGGACTGAAATCTGCCACCTTCGAGGTGAAGGCCCCCTACGCCTTCGGCACCCTGGTGGTGGAGGCCGGTACGCACCGGCTGGTCCGCATCAGCCCGTTCGATAACCAGGGCCGCCGGCAGACTTCCTTTGCCGCCGTCGAAGTTATTCCGCTCATCGAGGCGACAGACCACATCGACATCCCGGACAACGAGATCCGCGTGGATGTTTTCCGTTCCTCCGGCCCCGGCGGCCAGTCCGTGAACACCACCGACTCCGCGGTGCGCCTGACCCACCTTCCCACCGGCACCGTGGTGTCCATGCAGAACGAAAAGTCGCAGCTGCAGAACCGTGCCGCCGCCATGCGCGTGCTCCAGTCCCGCCTGCTGCTGCTGAAGAAGGAGCAGGAGGACGCCGAGAAGAAGGCGTTCGCCGGTGACGTGAAGGCCTCCTGGGGAGACCAGATGCGTTCCTACGTGCTCAACCCTTACCAGATGGTCAAGGACCTGCGGACCGAACACGAGGTGGGCAACACCTCCGCAGTGTTCGACGGCGAGATCGACGACTTCATTGACGCCGGCATCCGCTGGCGCGCCACCGGCAGCATCCCGGCCACGAAGTAG
- a CDS encoding type II secretion system F family protein, translating into MPAGPLVVLAGVLLGFGLLLLAARLPAARGTSFAERVEPHLRSVTPASRLLSQGDITPFGTLERILRPVLRDTVRRLNRLSPANGPLAVRLEQAGGQKSVLDFRAEQVLWAGAGLLAGGTAGVLLAGSGRIGAFSVVAGTAACAAAGFLLRDYVLTQRIKLRNARILAEFPSLAEMMALAVGAGESAVGALERVSAAARGELAGEFRKVLAQTRSGIPLTEALQDFSNRIRLAPLSRFADGVSVAVDRGTPLADVMRAQAQDVRDAAKRELMETAGKKEIGMMAPVIFGILPLTVLFAVFPGLALLRLGL; encoded by the coding sequence ATGCCCGCCGGCCCCTTGGTCGTACTTGCCGGTGTCCTCCTGGGGTTCGGACTCCTGCTGCTGGCCGCCAGGCTGCCGGCGGCGCGGGGCACCTCTTTTGCCGAGCGGGTGGAACCGCACCTGCGCTCAGTCACGCCGGCCTCCCGCTTGCTGTCGCAGGGGGACATCACCCCTTTCGGCACCCTGGAACGTATTCTGCGGCCGGTGCTGCGGGACACGGTCCGGCGCCTGAACAGGCTTTCCCCGGCCAACGGCCCCCTGGCCGTGCGCCTGGAACAGGCCGGCGGCCAAAAGTCGGTCCTGGACTTCCGGGCGGAACAGGTTCTGTGGGCCGGGGCAGGGTTGCTGGCCGGAGGGACGGCCGGTGTGCTGCTGGCGGGGAGCGGGCGTATCGGAGCGTTTTCCGTGGTGGCGGGCACGGCAGCGTGTGCCGCTGCCGGTTTCCTGCTGCGTGATTACGTGCTGACTCAGCGGATCAAGCTCCGCAATGCCCGGATCCTGGCGGAGTTTCCGAGCCTGGCCGAAATGATGGCGCTCGCAGTGGGCGCGGGGGAGAGTGCGGTTGGTGCACTTGAACGGGTCTCTGCTGCGGCCCGGGGCGAACTGGCCGGGGAGTTCCGCAAAGTCCTCGCCCAAACCAGGTCTGGGATCCCCCTCACCGAAGCGCTGCAGGACTTTTCGAACCGGATCCGGCTGGCGCCGCTGAGCCGGTTCGCGGACGGCGTGAGCGTGGCGGTGGACCGGGGCACCCCGCTAGCCGACGTTATGCGTGCCCAGGCCCAGGATGTGCGGGACGCAGCCAAGCGCGAACTGATGGAAACGGCCGGCAAAAAAGAGATCGGCATGATGGCGCCGGTGATTTTCGGCATTCTTCCCCTGACCGTCCTGTTTGCCGTGTTCCCCGGGCTCGCGCTGCTGCGCCTGGGGCTATAG
- a CDS encoding DUF2142 domain-containing protein, whose translation MHQKRPHASRPKLSFPVVFAILGLLTTIWSLASPLLSVPDEDAHVVRAASVARGQLIGIFNGQQSEKTVVNVPRYLAHLDDGKCYEFKAWVTADCAPPLDATDNGLEAAGTSAGNYNPIYYLVAGLPTLFLSGAPAVYGMRILSGLLCAALLASTMCAAGQLRKPKWPFAAALVALTPMVLFLSGSVNPNALEIAAAAAVFMNLCVVLENHPGLTAVRLNILMVAVSGALLANTRPVSLMWLLLAVAAAVFSYGYRPLGRVLADRFSQAMIAVLGAGCLLSLLWLLKAQSFKSLVGEPLDIDPSTAAAIMLDRTFDYATGYIGFMGWLDTRLPSGIYIFWYFTMAVVLLAGITSRPVRGRWGIYLLIIAAVAVPPLMQAKVVQELGWIWQGRYLLALIVVLLLACGVALRFKPFPKSLWARSAAKWLLATAVAVHTYAFVYVLRRYTVGLDEMVRWKEMLDPAWQPPGTWQGLTLAYLMVMAAGAVLAYRYLFLTAKQPVLTAQPASPGRHAAVSQ comes from the coding sequence ATGCACCAGAAGAGACCCCACGCAAGCCGTCCCAAACTGTCCTTTCCGGTTGTATTCGCGATTCTTGGACTTTTGACGACCATATGGTCCCTTGCTTCCCCTTTGCTGTCAGTGCCGGACGAAGACGCGCACGTGGTGCGGGCGGCCTCTGTGGCCCGGGGTCAGCTCATCGGCATCTTCAACGGGCAGCAATCCGAAAAGACCGTGGTTAACGTTCCGCGGTACTTGGCGCATCTCGATGACGGAAAATGTTATGAGTTCAAGGCATGGGTAACTGCAGACTGCGCGCCACCCCTCGATGCAACTGACAACGGGCTGGAAGCGGCAGGCACCAGTGCGGGTAACTACAACCCGATCTACTACCTTGTAGCCGGCCTGCCGACCTTGTTTCTTAGCGGTGCTCCGGCCGTCTACGGCATGCGGATACTCAGCGGGCTGCTATGCGCTGCCCTGCTCGCCTCCACAATGTGTGCCGCCGGGCAGCTACGAAAACCCAAATGGCCTTTCGCGGCCGCTTTGGTGGCGTTGACCCCCATGGTCTTGTTCCTGAGTGGTTCAGTGAACCCGAACGCCCTTGAGATTGCGGCCGCGGCGGCGGTTTTCATGAATCTCTGTGTCGTTCTCGAAAACCATCCGGGACTAACTGCGGTTCGGCTGAACATTCTCATGGTGGCCGTTTCCGGTGCTCTCCTTGCCAATACGAGACCGGTCTCTCTTATGTGGCTCCTTTTGGCAGTTGCAGCCGCCGTATTCAGCTATGGGTACCGTCCGCTGGGGAGGGTGCTGGCGGATAGGTTCAGCCAAGCAATGATCGCGGTCCTGGGGGCCGGATGTTTGCTGAGCCTGCTGTGGCTTCTGAAAGCGCAAAGCTTTAAGAGTCTGGTGGGAGAACCGCTGGATATTGATCCCAGTACAGCAGCGGCAATTATGCTGGATCGCACCTTTGATTACGCTACCGGTTACATCGGTTTTATGGGCTGGCTGGACACCCGTCTGCCATCCGGCATCTACATTTTCTGGTACTTCACAATGGCGGTCGTTCTCCTGGCCGGTATCACATCACGTCCCGTGCGCGGCCGGTGGGGTATCTATTTGCTCATCATCGCGGCTGTTGCAGTTCCGCCCCTAATGCAGGCGAAGGTTGTGCAGGAACTCGGGTGGATATGGCAGGGACGCTATCTGCTGGCACTCATAGTGGTGCTGCTGCTGGCCTGCGGTGTGGCCCTCAGGTTCAAGCCCTTCCCGAAATCATTGTGGGCGCGGAGCGCAGCGAAGTGGCTGCTGGCCACAGCGGTCGCGGTCCACACGTATGCCTTCGTTTATGTTCTTCGACGGTACACGGTAGGTCTAGACGAGATGGTCCGCTGGAAGGAAATGCTTGATCCGGCGTGGCAGCCTCCGGGCACCTGGCAAGGGTTGACCCTGGCCTATCTCATGGTGATGGCGGCGGGTGCGGTCCTGGCGTACAGGTATCTTTTTTTGACGGCAAAGCAGCCGGTGCTGACAGCGCAACCTGCATCTCCGGGAAGGCACGCCGCCGTCAGCCAGTGA
- a CDS encoding TadE family protein encodes MVDFVMVGALVSLMFMAVIQLALVLHVRNTLIDAAASGARYGALADRSPADGAERTSGLIEGALGGEYAADVRSSETVVDGVRMLEITVGAPLPVIGLIGPQDGIEVSGHAPSR; translated from the coding sequence GTGGTGGACTTCGTGATGGTGGGGGCGCTGGTAAGCCTCATGTTCATGGCGGTCATCCAGCTGGCACTGGTACTGCACGTGCGCAACACCCTTATCGACGCAGCTGCCAGCGGGGCGCGCTACGGCGCCCTCGCGGACCGTTCCCCGGCCGATGGGGCAGAACGGACATCCGGGCTGATTGAAGGTGCCCTGGGCGGGGAGTATGCCGCGGACGTGAGAAGCAGCGAGACGGTGGTGGACGGTGTTCGGATGCTGGAAATCACGGTGGGGGCACCCCTGCCGGTGATCGGGTTGATCGGTCCGCAGGACGGGATAGAGGTCTCCGGCCATGCGCCTTCACGCTGA
- a CDS encoding uracil-DNA glycosylase, protein MQSPAVESQHDDLWNRRYDPNVADVNQLCDSLAEMKPGSQVPYIDPMHDIGECRIVSLFSNIGEAHESGFITAGDNEAMARLLGVHWQAGLRPEFVMPWNTYPWHVPGEPNGKLTKEQVQEGLRPLLRFLALVPRASVIVAHGTEAQRLAATFLKTENRMIYRRSIKVYKARSLSGRSFGATAERQQEALDDMRAAYTDAMARTGLSASR, encoded by the coding sequence ATGCAAAGCCCGGCAGTTGAATCCCAGCATGATGACCTTTGGAACCGACGGTACGACCCCAATGTTGCGGACGTGAACCAGCTTTGCGACTCGCTGGCCGAGATGAAGCCCGGCAGCCAGGTCCCGTACATCGACCCCATGCACGATATCGGCGAGTGCCGCATCGTCAGCCTCTTCTCCAACATCGGCGAAGCCCATGAGTCCGGTTTCATTACGGCCGGCGATAACGAGGCCATGGCCAGGCTGCTGGGCGTCCACTGGCAGGCCGGGCTACGTCCCGAGTTCGTGATGCCGTGGAATACCTACCCCTGGCACGTGCCCGGTGAGCCTAACGGCAAGCTGACCAAGGAACAGGTGCAGGAAGGGTTGCGGCCGCTTCTGCGCTTCCTGGCCCTGGTACCGCGGGCATCGGTGATCGTAGCGCACGGTACCGAAGCCCAGCGGCTGGCGGCAACGTTCCTCAAAACCGAAAACCGCATGATCTACCGCCGCAGCATCAAGGTTTACAAGGCCCGTTCACTTTCCGGACGCTCGTTCGGCGCCACGGCTGAGCGGCAGCAGGAGGCCCTGGATGACATGCGGGCAGCGTACACCGATGCGATGGCCAGAACGGGCCTGAGCGCTTCCCGCTAG
- the ftsE gene encoding cell division ATP-binding protein FtsE has protein sequence MITFDNVTKLYDRNSRPALNSVSLDVDRGEFVFLVGASGSGKSTFIRLIMKEEHATRGTVYVAGANVAKIPSWRVPRLRRGIGVVFQDFRLLPNKTVFANVAFAMQVIGRSRAVIRDSVPEVLKTVGLEGKEDRMPHELSGGEQQRVAIARAIVNKPGILLADEPTGNLDPATSLGIMKVLDRVNQNGTTVVMATHDDDIVNAMRKRVVELRNGNIIRDEHEGIYLGEPAAETRTAPDVPARRESGVAE, from the coding sequence ATGATTACCTTCGACAATGTCACCAAGCTCTATGACCGGAATTCCCGGCCGGCGCTCAACTCGGTCAGCCTTGACGTGGACCGCGGCGAGTTCGTCTTTTTGGTCGGTGCGTCCGGATCGGGCAAGTCCACCTTCATCCGGCTGATCATGAAGGAAGAGCACGCCACTCGGGGAACGGTGTACGTGGCAGGCGCCAACGTCGCCAAGATCCCCAGCTGGCGCGTACCGCGGCTGCGACGGGGGATCGGCGTCGTTTTCCAGGACTTCCGCCTGCTGCCCAATAAAACCGTTTTCGCCAACGTGGCGTTCGCCATGCAGGTGATCGGACGCAGCCGCGCCGTCATCCGCGACTCCGTCCCGGAAGTGCTCAAGACCGTGGGTCTGGAGGGCAAGGAAGACCGCATGCCGCATGAACTTTCCGGCGGCGAGCAGCAGCGCGTTGCCATTGCCCGGGCCATCGTCAACAAGCCCGGCATCCTGCTGGCGGATGAGCCCACCGGAAACCTGGACCCCGCAACGTCCCTGGGCATCATGAAGGTGCTGGACCGGGTGAACCAGAACGGCACCACCGTAGTGATGGCCACCCACGACGACGACATTGTTAATGCCATGCGCAAGCGCGTGGTGGAACTGCGCAACGGCAACATCATCCGTGACGAGCACGAGGGCATCTACCTGGGTGAACCTGCGGCGGAAACGCGCACCGCGCCCGATGTTCCGGCGCGGCGCGAGAGCGGGGTTGCCGAATGA
- the ftsX gene encoding permease-like cell division protein FtsX, giving the protein MRLAFVLGEIGSGLRRNLSMVISVVLVTFVSLTFVGAAGLLQLQIGQMKGYWYDRVQVAVYLCTDNDVSASCASGAVTDEQRDAIEADLRADKYVESVEYEDQETALSHFREQFANSPIVDSITADMLPESFRVSLVDPEKYEVINEAFSSKPGVESISDQRELFEKMFTYLNLASVAALAVAAVMLICAILLIATTIRLSAFSRRRETGIMRLVGASKAVIQLPFVLEGMIAAVIGAILASVALWSTAHFFIGALARQYPTTAFISSEQVLYLTPVLLVLGALLAGVSSLLTLRRYLKV; this is encoded by the coding sequence ATGAGGCTCGCATTTGTCCTGGGGGAAATCGGTTCCGGGCTTCGCCGCAACCTGTCCATGGTCATCTCGGTTGTCCTGGTGACCTTTGTATCGCTGACCTTCGTGGGTGCGGCCGGGCTGCTGCAGCTGCAGATCGGGCAGATGAAGGGCTACTGGTACGACCGCGTGCAGGTGGCTGTCTACCTGTGCACCGACAATGATGTCTCTGCCTCCTGCGCCTCCGGTGCCGTCACGGACGAACAGCGTGACGCGATTGAAGCGGATCTGCGGGCCGACAAGTACGTCGAATCCGTGGAGTACGAAGACCAGGAAACGGCGCTGTCGCATTTCCGTGAGCAGTTCGCCAATTCGCCGATCGTGGACAGCATAACGGCCGACATGCTGCCCGAATCCTTCCGGGTGTCCCTGGTGGATCCCGAAAAGTACGAGGTCATCAACGAGGCTTTCTCCTCGAAACCGGGGGTTGAGTCCATCAGTGACCAGCGCGAGCTCTTCGAGAAGATGTTCACCTACCTGAACCTCGCCTCCGTGGCTGCCCTGGCCGTGGCCGCAGTCATGCTGATCTGCGCCATCCTGCTGATAGCCACCACCATCCGGCTATCGGCTTTCAGCCGCCGGCGGGAAACCGGCATCATGCGCCTGGTCGGCGCGTCCAAGGCCGTCATCCAGCTGCCCTTCGTGCTCGAAGGCATGATTGCCGCCGTCATCGGGGCAATCCTGGCCTCCGTGGCACTGTGGAGCACCGCCCACTTCTTCATCGGCGCACTGGCGCGGCAGTACCCCACCACCGCTTTCATCTCCTCGGAGCAGGTGCTGTACCTGACACCCGTCCTACTTGTTCTCGGTGCGCTGTTGGCGGGGGTATCCTCGCTGTTGACGCTCCGCCGGTATCTGAAGGTCTAG